Within Synechococcales cyanobacterium T60_A2020_003, the genomic segment ATGGTCGATGCCTCAATCCCCTCTAGTTTACATAACGTTGAAAAGTGGGGACGCAATCGCCATATTGCGTTTGGTGTTACAAACTTCGAAGCCGCCAAAGCTCACCTCCTCGCCCATCATTGCCCGATCCAGGAAAGTACATCGGGTCGAGCCGCACTCTTCACCCAAGATCCGGATGGGAATGTTGTCGAATTGAGTCAGCTTTGAGGTGTTATCTGTCAGAGCTTAATGAGAATCCTTAGGGGTTTAGTTGAAAGTAGCTATCACCTACGCAAAGCAGTATTAAGCAGGGTTTCGCATCGCGCTTAGGGGCGATCGCCCCTGCCTAATCGCTGATTTTCTAAAGGCTTGATACCGTGCGAGCCCCCGTGAATCCCGTATGATAGACGAAGGCTTCCTTGGTTGATGTAGGACATTTTGTGGCTGTTCACTTCTCATCATTATCTAAAAAGATTCGCTCTAATGCTTTAACCGACTGGCTTACCCACCTACCACGATGGGATCCGTGGACAATCGTTGTTCTTGGCGTTGCCGCGATTATCGCTACACCTGTGATTGTGGTCTTCAGCAGCATTTTTGCCGATACCAGCGATACTTGGGAACATTTAGCCTCAACGGTTCTGCCTCAGTACGTGCTCAATTCGCTGCTGCTGCTGGTCGGGGTAGGAATCGGAGTATCCGTCATCGGGGTCGGCACAGCATGGCTCGTGACGATGTGTCGCTTTCCGGGACAGCGCGTTTTTGAATGGGGATTGCTGCTTCCCTTAGCGGCTCCCAGCTATGTTTTAGCCTACGTGTACACCGACTTTTTAGAATATTACGGCCCTGTTCAGACTGTCTTGCGATCGCTCTTTGGCTGGGACAGCATGAACGACTACTGGTTTCCCAGTGTGCGATCGCTGTGGGGTGCCATGGTGACGCTCACCCTCGTACTGTATCCCTACGTGTACCTCCTATCACGAGTGGCCTTTTTAGAACAGTCGGTGCGATCGCTCGAAGCCAGTCGTTCCCTGGGTCGGGGGCCGTGGCGCAGCTTTTGGACGGTGGCTCTGCCCTTGGCACGTCCGGCGATTATGGCAGGCTTAGCCTTGGCCCTGATGGAAACTCTCAATGACTTTGGTACCGTTGATTTCTTTGGAGTTCAGACCTTTACCACCGGGATTTACCGTACCTGGTTTGGTATGGGGGAACGGATTGCCGCCAGTCAGATTGCCGCCTGTTTGATGATGTTTATCCTGGCGCTGATTTTGCTGGAGCGCTGGTCGCGGCGACAGGCGCGGTACTACCAGATGTCTAGCCGTTTCCAAAGTTTATCGACTTATAGTCTTAGCGGTGGGCGATCGCTCCTCGCCATCCTCGCCTGCACCATCCCCATCATCCTGGGTCTAATTCTTCCGGCCATTCTGCTCCTGTACATGACATTCCAGAATTGGAGCAAAACTATGAACTCCAACTTTTGGGCATTGAGCTATCACAGCGTAGTGCTAGCCTCGGTGAGTGCGATCGTGGCCGTGACGATTTCGCTAATCATGGCCTACGGGGTGCGCCTGAATTCCAACTGGTGGATGCGGCTAGGCGTTCGCATTTCCGCGATGGGCTATGCCGTGCCCGGTTCCGTCATTGCCGTCGGAATTTTGATTCCCACCGCTCAGTTCGACAATTGGGTCGATGGCTGGATGCGCTCGGTCTTGGGCATCTCAACCGGACTGCTGATTACAGGCAGCGTCGTGGCCTTAGTGTTGGCTTACTTGGTGCGGTTCTTAGCCGTAGCACTCAACACCGTAGAATCTAGCCTGATCCAAATCCGTCCAAGTTTGGATGATGCCTCACGATGCCTGGGACGCAGCCCGCTACAAACCCTGATCAGCGTCCATGCGCCGCTGATGTGGTCGGGCATTCTTACCGGAATTATGATTGTCTTCGTTGATGTTATGAAGGAGTTGCCTGCCACGTTGGTCATGCGCCCCTTTAACTTTGATACGCTGGCGGTGCAGGTCTATCGCTATGCCTCGGATGAGCGGTTGGCAGAAGCCTCTGCCCCAGCCTTGGCGATTTTGTTGGTGGGACTGGTACCCGTGATTGTGCTCAGTGCCCAAATTGCCCGTTCGCGATCGCGCAACCCATCTGCCCATT encodes:
- a CDS encoding iron ABC transporter permease — its product is MRSNALTDWLTHLPRWDPWTIVVLGVAAIIATPVIVVFSSIFADTSDTWEHLASTVLPQYVLNSLLLLVGVGIGVSVIGVGTAWLVTMCRFPGQRVFEWGLLLPLAAPSYVLAYVYTDFLEYYGPVQTVLRSLFGWDSMNDYWFPSVRSLWGAMVTLTLVLYPYVYLLSRVAFLEQSVRSLEASRSLGRGPWRSFWTVALPLARPAIMAGLALALMETLNDFGTVDFFGVQTFTTGIYRTWFGMGERIAASQIAACLMMFILALILLERWSRRQARYYQMSSRFQSLSTYSLSGGRSLLAILACTIPIILGLILPAILLLYMTFQNWSKTMNSNFWALSYHSVVLASVSAIVAVTISLIMAYGVRLNSNWWMRLGVRISAMGYAVPGSVIAVGILIPTAQFDNWVDGWMRSVLGISTGLLITGSVVALVLAYLVRFLAVALNTVESSLIQIRPSLDDASRCLGRSPLQTLISVHAPLMWSGILTGIMIVFVDVMKELPATLVMRPFNFDTLAVQVYRYASDERLAEASAPALAILLVGLVPVIVLSAQIARSRSRNPSAH
- a CDS encoding VOC family protein, with product MELQRPLHTAILVTNLERAEQFYGEVLGLEKVERSLKYPGAWYQLGDYQIHLMVDASIPSSLHNVEKWGRNRHIAFGVTNFEAAKAHLLAHHCPIQESTSGRAALFTQDPDGNVVELSQL